A DNA window from Ornithinimicrobium humiphilum contains the following coding sequences:
- the topA gene encoding type I DNA topoisomerase produces the protein MTAGRKLVIVESPGKVKSIGDYLGPDYTVNASIGHIRDLPNPSELPPELKKGPYGKFAINVEDDFEPYYVVDADKKKKVAELKRQLKEADELYLATDEDREGEAIAWHLLEVLKPKVPVKRMVFHEITKEAIRRAVNETRDMDMHLVDAQETRRVLDRLYGYEVSPVLWRKVKQGLSAGRVQSVATRMVVERERERMAFRSASYWDVEGDFAPQGGGPSASNAFTARLNAVDGRKVATGRDFNDDGTLKSSKVVHLDATAAQAVADGTREADVVVSEVAEKPYTRRPSAPFTTSTLQQEASRKLRMNSQTTMRTAQRLYEGGYITYMRTDSTTLSSSAVSAARAQARDMYGADYVPETPRVYGKKSKNAQEAHEAIRPAGDRFRTPAQVAGELRNQEYALYELIWKRTVASQMADAKGSTATVRLRATLPEGTRAGDGTELRTAEFSASGTVITFRGFLAAYEEGRDEARYGDDEGVGTRLPKLSEGVALETLRAEAEGHQTVPPARYTEATLVKALEEKGIGRPSTYAATVGTIQDRGYVRTRGSALIPTWLAFAVTQLLERHFPTLVDYDFTASMEEDLDRIARGEAQRVAWLRRFYFGDEATHAEGLRDLVQDLDEIDARGVSTVEIGDGVVVRVGRYGPYVELVGEDAPGEGGQPRRATVPDDIAPDEMSVEKAHELLAVAADDGRVLGTDPETGHEIVARAGRYGPYVTEVLPETDEAPKRGAKKPKPRTGSLFKDMDLASIDLDTALRLLSLPRVVGVDPETGEEITAQNGRYGPYLKKGTDSRSLETESQIFDITLDQALAIYAQPKQRGRAAAKPPLAEFAEDPVSGKKVVVKEGRFGPYVTDGETNATLRKGDEPESLTAERAYELLAEKRAKGPTTRKRAAKKTTTKKTAAKKTTAKKATAKTATKTATKTAAKKA, from the coding sequence GTGACTGCAGGACGCAAGCTCGTCATCGTCGAGTCGCCAGGCAAGGTCAAGAGCATCGGCGACTACCTGGGCCCCGACTACACCGTCAACGCCAGCATCGGCCACATCCGTGACCTCCCGAACCCCTCCGAGCTGCCCCCGGAGCTGAAGAAGGGGCCCTACGGCAAGTTCGCGATCAACGTCGAGGACGACTTCGAGCCCTACTACGTGGTCGACGCCGACAAGAAGAAGAAGGTCGCCGAGCTCAAGCGCCAGCTCAAGGAGGCCGACGAGCTCTACCTCGCCACCGACGAGGACCGCGAGGGCGAGGCCATCGCGTGGCACCTCCTCGAGGTCCTCAAGCCCAAGGTCCCCGTCAAGCGGATGGTGTTCCACGAGATCACCAAGGAGGCCATCCGCCGGGCCGTCAACGAGACGCGCGACATGGACATGCACCTCGTCGACGCCCAGGAGACCCGCCGCGTCCTCGACCGCCTCTACGGCTACGAGGTCTCGCCGGTGCTGTGGCGCAAGGTCAAGCAGGGCCTGTCGGCCGGCCGGGTGCAGTCCGTCGCCACGCGCATGGTCGTCGAGCGGGAGCGCGAGCGTATGGCGTTCCGCTCGGCGTCGTACTGGGACGTCGAGGGCGACTTCGCGCCCCAGGGTGGCGGCCCCTCCGCCAGCAACGCCTTCACCGCCCGGCTGAACGCGGTGGACGGTCGCAAGGTCGCCACCGGCCGCGACTTCAACGACGACGGCACGCTGAAGTCCAGCAAGGTCGTCCACCTCGACGCCACCGCCGCGCAGGCCGTCGCCGACGGGACCCGCGAGGCCGACGTCGTCGTCAGCGAGGTCGCCGAGAAGCCCTACACCCGTCGTCCGTCGGCGCCGTTCACGACCTCCACGCTGCAGCAGGAGGCCTCCCGCAAGCTGCGCATGAACAGCCAGACCACGATGCGCACCGCCCAGCGCCTCTACGAGGGCGGCTACATCACCTACATGCGGACCGACTCGACGACCCTGTCGAGCTCGGCCGTCAGCGCCGCCCGTGCCCAGGCGCGGGACATGTACGGCGCCGACTACGTGCCCGAGACGCCCCGCGTCTACGGCAAGAAGTCGAAGAACGCCCAGGAGGCGCACGAGGCGATCCGCCCCGCCGGCGACCGCTTCCGCACCCCGGCGCAGGTGGCCGGCGAGCTGCGCAACCAGGAGTACGCCCTCTACGAGCTCATCTGGAAGCGCACCGTCGCCTCGCAGATGGCCGACGCCAAGGGTTCCACCGCGACCGTCCGGCTGCGCGCCACGCTGCCCGAGGGCACGCGCGCCGGTGACGGCACCGAGCTGCGCACCGCCGAGTTCTCCGCCTCCGGCACCGTCATCACCTTCCGCGGCTTCCTCGCCGCCTACGAGGAGGGTCGCGACGAGGCCCGCTACGGCGACGACGAGGGTGTCGGCACCCGTCTGCCCAAGCTGTCCGAGGGCGTCGCGCTCGAGACGCTGCGCGCCGAGGCCGAGGGGCACCAGACGGTCCCGCCGGCCCGCTACACCGAGGCCACGCTGGTCAAGGCGCTGGAGGAGAAGGGCATCGGCCGCCCCTCCACGTATGCCGCCACGGTCGGCACGATCCAGGACCGCGGCTACGTGCGCACCCGGGGCTCGGCGCTCATCCCGACCTGGCTCGCGTTCGCGGTGACCCAGCTGCTCGAGCGGCACTTCCCGACGCTGGTCGACTACGACTTCACCGCGTCGATGGAGGAGGACCTCGACCGCATCGCCCGCGGCGAGGCCCAGCGCGTGGCCTGGCTGCGCCGCTTCTACTTCGGTGACGAGGCGACGCACGCCGAGGGCCTGCGCGACCTGGTCCAGGACCTCGACGAGATCGACGCCCGCGGCGTCTCGACCGTCGAGATCGGCGACGGCGTCGTCGTGCGCGTCGGTCGCTACGGGCCCTACGTCGAGCTGGTCGGCGAGGACGCCCCAGGCGAGGGCGGGCAGCCGCGCCGTGCCACGGTGCCCGACGACATCGCCCCCGACGAGATGTCGGTGGAGAAGGCGCACGAGCTGCTCGCCGTGGCTGCCGACGACGGCCGGGTGCTGGGCACGGACCCCGAGACCGGCCACGAGATCGTCGCGAGGGCCGGTCGCTACGGTCCCTACGTCACCGAGGTGCTCCCCGAGACCGACGAGGCGCCCAAGCGTGGGGCCAAGAAGCCCAAGCCGCGCACCGGCTCGCTCTTCAAGGACATGGACCTCGCGTCCATCGACCTCGACACCGCGCTTCGGCTGCTCTCGCTGCCGCGCGTCGTGGGCGTCGACCCCGAGACGGGCGAGGAGATCACGGCGCAGAACGGCCGCTACGGCCCCTACCTCAAGAAGGGCACCGACTCGCGCTCGCTGGAGACCGAGTCGCAGATCTTCGACATCACGCTCGACCAGGCCCTCGCGATCTACGCCCAGCCCAAGCAGCGCGGTCGCGCCGCGGCCAAGCCCCCGCTGGCCGAGTTCGCCGAGGACCCGGTGTCGGGCAAGAAGGTCGTCGTCAAGGAGGGCCGCTTCGGGCCCTACGTCACCGACGGCGAGACCAACGCCACGCTCCGCAAGGGTGACGAGCCGGAGTCGC